One Deltaproteobacteria bacterium DNA segment encodes these proteins:
- a CDS encoding sigma 54-interacting transcriptional regulator yields the protein MTESADYGNRRVLVVDDQKEIHDDFREMLTPVLAESSARALAAAFVSEQEPRVLLPQFELLHAGSGAEACAIAKAGQESGRPVAVAYVDVRMPPGMDGVRTIRRLREVDPDVEVVVMTAYSDRPLPEIIRNVQPLHKVLYIRKPFSTEEIQQMTLALVDKWNVERELAEKQRQFAAGQHRLRAVLDATDDAIAMFDLGGCVLFANRAYEKLFGLTEAELKRLPAGDLAARLIGNFEQPKKWNDEGRIRLKNHTGPEDETAGQQSEYRVFYRSTGPVREGAHVTGSVVVYRDMTKEAETERAKAEVLRLRGELEATYSFEGIVGASPQMQRVYKLMQQAAESDITVLLEGESGTGKELVAKSLHFNSPRRSEPFLAINCAAIPETLIESELFGHEQGAFTGASRRRVGAFERACGGTILLDEIGDMPPALQAKLLRVLQEREIQRVGGAVMISVDVRVIAATNRDLEAAMKAGGFREDLYYRVTAFPIEIPSLRQRPEDIPLLADHFLNKHAQRAGKAMKGISTAATALLLQHDWPGNARELENAIERALLLETTQVLQVHNLPPHIARPDLSRDAGGSVLSLAETEQRALARALDSTGNNITQAARVLGINRVTLHRKLKRYGLSTQR from the coding sequence ATGACGGAAAGCGCGGATTACGGCAACCGGCGGGTTCTGGTCGTCGACGACCAGAAGGAGATTCACGACGATTTCAGGGAGATGCTGACCCCCGTGCTGGCGGAGTCGTCGGCGCGGGCGCTGGCGGCCGCGTTCGTCTCCGAGCAAGAGCCGCGGGTCCTTCTGCCGCAATTCGAGCTTCTCCACGCGGGAAGCGGAGCCGAAGCCTGCGCCATCGCGAAGGCGGGCCAGGAGTCAGGCCGTCCCGTCGCCGTAGCCTATGTCGACGTCCGGATGCCGCCAGGGATGGACGGCGTCAGGACCATCCGCCGTTTGAGGGAAGTGGACCCCGACGTCGAGGTCGTGGTCATGACCGCGTACAGCGACAGGCCTCTGCCCGAGATCATCCGCAACGTTCAACCGCTCCACAAGGTGCTCTACATCAGGAAGCCATTCTCCACGGAGGAGATTCAGCAGATGACGCTTGCGCTCGTGGACAAGTGGAACGTCGAGCGGGAGTTGGCCGAAAAGCAGCGTCAGTTCGCCGCCGGTCAACACCGGCTTAGAGCGGTGCTCGACGCCACGGACGATGCCATCGCCATGTTTGACCTCGGGGGTTGTGTGCTGTTCGCCAACAGAGCCTACGAGAAGCTGTTCGGCTTGACCGAAGCCGAGTTGAAACGCCTTCCCGCCGGCGACCTGGCCGCGCGTCTTATCGGGAATTTCGAGCAGCCGAAAAAGTGGAACGACGAGGGAAGGATTCGCTTGAAGAACCACACCGGCCCGGAGGACGAGACCGCCGGGCAGCAGTCCGAGTACCGTGTCTTCTATCGGTCCACGGGGCCCGTGCGCGAAGGCGCGCACGTGACCGGCAGTGTCGTTGTCTACCGTGACATGACCAAGGAAGCGGAGACGGAACGGGCCAAGGCCGAAGTCCTGCGCCTGCGCGGCGAACTGGAGGCCACGTACTCCTTCGAAGGCATCGTGGGCGCCAGTCCGCAGATGCAGCGAGTCTACAAGTTGATGCAACAGGCGGCCGAGAGCGACATCACCGTCCTGCTGGAAGGCGAGAGCGGAACCGGGAAGGAGCTGGTGGCGAAGTCGCTTCACTTCAACAGTCCGCGCCGGTCGGAGCCCTTTCTGGCCATCAACTGCGCGGCCATTCCGGAGACCCTCATCGAGAGCGAGCTCTTCGGCCACGAGCAGGGCGCCTTTACCGGAGCGAGCCGGCGGAGGGTCGGTGCCTTCGAGCGCGCTTGCGGGGGAACGATCCTGCTGGACGAGATCGGCGACATGCCGCCGGCCCTTCAGGCCAAGCTGTTACGCGTGCTGCAGGAACGGGAGATCCAGCGGGTGGGCGGAGCCGTCATGATCTCCGTCGACGTCCGGGTCATCGCGGCGACCAACCGGGATCTGGAGGCCGCGATGAAGGCCGGCGGTTTCCGGGAAGACTTGTACTATCGGGTCACGGCCTTCCCGATCGAAATTCCGTCGCTGCGCCAACGGCCCGAAGACATCCCGCTCCTGGCGGACCACTTTCTGAACAAACACGCTCAACGGGCCGGCAAGGCCATGAAGGGCATTTCCACCGCCGCGACGGCCCTGTTGCTCCAGCACGACTGGCCCGGCAACGCACGGGAACTGGAGAACGCCATCGAGCGCGCTCTTCTCCTGGAAACCACCCAGGTGCTCCAGGTTCACAACCTTCCACCGCACATCGCGCGACCGGATCTTTCGCGAGACGCCGGCGGGTCGGTCCTCTCGCTGGCGGAGACGGAGCAACGGGCACTGGCTCGGGCGTTGGATTCGACTGGAAACAACATCACTCAGGCGGCGCGGGTGTTGGGCATCAACCGAGTCACGCTACACCGAAAGTTGAAGAGATACGGTCTCTCTACCCAAAGATAA
- a CDS encoding PAS domain-containing protein → MERQAVERNTSRNARILVFGDDNPEGALLERHLREMGYTVCATVPLTWEGTDVAELKPDLALVDLDSKGEVDGLLISERLEGWCDVPVVCLTEDVEGKIFAREPGVTISGHVLKPFDPRQLHLNIHTALSRHQPRGTQGNSGPLEREAERLSARLGLMETIFESMKEGVLVVDEQGKTLFANPPVRNLAAGRTGSVCFQDWHNQFEIYFADQKTVMPLEANPLMRALQGEKTDRVEVYVADLPVGGRFVSVSARPLKQDVHGIGGAVAVFQDITGIKEAEARLRNTMRELREQSETMEAIFNGIRDGILVVDREGKYLYANPAVRERLGDEYEAQRGGEWLEDLAHPYYYPDRQTRMEVEDFPLARAIWKGQTVEDAISFQRDSANPDGGCYLRENVRPFFDEGGRIRGAVATYHDVTAQVLAEEALTHAFTQGRLEIVDTILHNIGNAINSVTTGIDTVHQHMSDEGPLRGLRALADAVQKHRDDPVDYIRSDPQGQKVLPLLVALAKDFTRQQEALAKTVARVRDRANHIADIVRTQTAMGGAKMVRKDIDLGNALLTAVKVLDDSLDRRKIRVDIDCGRAPREIRIQESQFHQAMVNIIKNAAEGIDELASSSGLDQSPRIRVKAYTEGAFLNIDVSDNGIGVADGDTRAIFAAGYSTKKVGTGLGLHSAANFVIGSGGEIDLLSEGLGKGATARIRLKLSSVTPSPLGQSEAG, encoded by the coding sequence ATGGAGCGGCAAGCGGTCGAACGGAACACGTCGAGGAACGCCCGTATCCTTGTCTTCGGCGACGACAATCCCGAAGGTGCGCTTTTGGAGCGGCACCTGAGAGAAATGGGATACACCGTGTGCGCGACTGTTCCACTCACTTGGGAGGGCACCGACGTCGCCGAACTCAAGCCGGACCTGGCGCTGGTTGATCTCGACTCGAAGGGGGAAGTAGACGGCCTTCTCATCTCCGAACGGCTTGAAGGCTGGTGCGACGTTCCGGTGGTGTGTCTGACGGAGGACGTTGAGGGGAAGATTTTCGCGCGGGAGCCGGGCGTGACCATCTCGGGTCACGTTCTGAAGCCCTTTGACCCGCGACAGCTACACCTGAACATTCACACGGCGCTTTCGCGTCATCAGCCGCGGGGCACTCAAGGGAACAGTGGCCCGCTGGAGCGGGAGGCGGAGAGGCTCAGTGCCCGTCTCGGCCTCATGGAGACCATATTCGAGAGCATGAAGGAAGGCGTGCTGGTGGTCGATGAACAAGGCAAGACGCTGTTCGCCAACCCGCCCGTCAGAAACCTGGCCGCGGGCCGTACGGGGAGCGTCTGTTTCCAGGATTGGCACAACCAGTTCGAGATCTATTTCGCCGACCAGAAAACGGTCATGCCCCTGGAAGCCAATCCGCTCATGCGTGCTCTGCAAGGGGAGAAGACCGACAGGGTCGAGGTATACGTAGCCGATTTGCCGGTCGGCGGCCGTTTCGTCAGCGTCAGCGCGCGGCCGTTGAAACAAGACGTTCACGGAATCGGCGGCGCCGTGGCCGTCTTTCAGGACATCACCGGGATCAAGGAAGCCGAGGCTCGCCTGCGGAATACGATGCGTGAGTTGCGGGAACAGAGCGAGACTATGGAGGCGATCTTCAACGGCATTCGGGACGGCATACTGGTGGTCGACCGCGAGGGGAAGTATCTGTATGCCAATCCCGCGGTCCGGGAGCGCCTTGGGGACGAATACGAGGCCCAGCGCGGAGGCGAGTGGTTGGAGGACCTGGCGCACCCTTACTACTACCCCGATCGACAAACCCGCATGGAGGTCGAGGATTTCCCCCTTGCCCGAGCCATCTGGAAGGGACAGACGGTTGAAGATGCCATCTCGTTTCAGCGCGACTCGGCGAATCCTGATGGCGGCTGCTACCTGCGGGAGAACGTGCGGCCGTTCTTCGACGAGGGCGGCCGTATCAGAGGAGCTGTCGCAACCTATCACGACGTGACGGCCCAGGTGCTGGCGGAGGAAGCGTTGACCCATGCGTTCACACAGGGCCGGCTGGAGATCGTCGATACGATCCTCCACAACATCGGCAATGCCATCAACAGCGTCACCACGGGCATCGACACCGTCCACCAGCACATGAGCGACGAAGGGCCGCTACGCGGTCTCCGCGCGCTCGCCGACGCCGTGCAGAAGCATCGGGACGACCCGGTCGATTACATCCGGAGTGACCCGCAAGGGCAGAAGGTGTTGCCGCTCCTCGTCGCCTTGGCCAAGGACTTCACTCGACAGCAAGAGGCCTTGGCGAAGACCGTGGCAAGAGTCCGGGACAGGGCGAACCACATCGCCGATATCGTGCGGACGCAGACGGCCATGGGCGGTGCCAAGATGGTCCGGAAGGACATCGACCTTGGAAACGCACTCCTGACCGCCGTCAAGGTATTGGACGACTCGCTCGATAGGAGGAAGATTCGGGTCGACATTGACTGTGGGAGGGCGCCAAGAGAGATCCGCATTCAGGAGAGTCAGTTTCATCAGGCGATGGTCAATATCATCAAGAACGCCGCGGAAGGCATCGACGAATTGGCGTCATCGAGTGGCCTCGACCAATCGCCGCGCATTCGGGTAAAGGCGTACACGGAGGGAGCGTTTCTCAACATCGACGTGAGCGACAATGGCATCGGCGTCGCCGACGGGGACACCCGCGCGATCTTTGCCGCGGGCTACTCCACCAAGAAGGTGGGTACCGGGCTGGGACTCCATTCCGCCGCCAATTTCGTCATTGGATCAGGAGGGGAAATCGACCTGTTGAGTGAGGGTCTCGGCAAAGGCGCGACCGCGCGGATCAGGTTGAAGCTCTCCTCGGTGACACCCTCGCCCTTGGGGCAGAGTGAAGCCGGATAA
- the gyrB gene encoding DNA topoisomerase (ATP-hydrolyzing) subunit B, whose product MASSESDYKADDIKVLEGLEAVRKRPGMYIGDTAERGLHHLVYEIVDNSIDESLAGECDRVDITIHIDNSVTVVDNGRGIPVDMHATEKRPAAEVVLTKLHAGGKFEKGAYKVSGGLHGVGLSVVNALAESLEVEIKRDGKVYQQAYERGTPLAPLKEMGTTTERGTRVTFKPDSTVFETVDLSFDLLSQRLRELAFLNRGLRILIEDQRNDKKHEFFYEGGIVSFVEHLNRVKTAVHPKVIYLEGEKDGTEVEIALQWNDSYSETVYSFANNINTAEGGTHLIGFKAALTRTINHYAAGSNLLKKDEDNLQGDDVREGLTGVISVKVPEPQFEGQTKTRLGNSDVKGIVEALINDRLTTYFAEHPGEAKKIVSKGIEAARVREATRKAKELARRKGALDSASLPGKLADCQERDPALSEIFLVEGDSAGGSAKQGRDRRNQAILPLKGKILNVEKARFDKMLSSQEIRLLLTALGAGVKDDYDSEKLRYHTVIIMTDADVDGSHIRTLLLTFFYRQIPDLVEKGYLYIAQPPLYKVKRGKQERYLKDENSLEDYLIEKGTENLRVRPAEANGNGARDVKGTALQAFVKKVVRVDKLLHLMARKHKERALVEALLLQRDFDANHLKDESDLKDLAVQLESYVNLVTPEIGPMSAVTERDPEHDCWKLVCSTRSNGSGIRTVIDREFLTSPEYRELKRLHGELRASGDSPFVVEEGERTEDARGRKDLRSHKDLLQFVMERGKKGQYIQRYKGLGEMNPDQLWETTMDPASRVLLQVRVEDGVEADDIFSTLMGDHVEPRRKFIEDYALTVRNLDV is encoded by the coding sequence ATGGCTTCATCCGAGTCCGACTACAAGGCCGACGATATCAAGGTTCTAGAAGGGCTGGAGGCTGTCCGCAAGCGCCCCGGCATGTACATCGGAGACACCGCCGAACGGGGCCTCCACCATCTCGTTTACGAGATTGTCGACAATTCCATCGATGAGTCCCTCGCGGGCGAGTGCGACCGCGTCGACATTACGATCCACATCGATAACAGTGTGACGGTCGTGGACAACGGACGCGGCATCCCCGTGGACATGCATGCCACGGAGAAGCGCCCGGCGGCGGAGGTGGTGCTGACCAAGCTCCACGCCGGCGGCAAGTTCGAAAAGGGCGCTTACAAGGTCTCCGGCGGACTGCACGGAGTGGGCCTGTCCGTGGTCAACGCGTTGGCGGAGAGCCTCGAGGTCGAGATCAAGCGCGACGGCAAGGTGTACCAGCAGGCCTACGAGCGGGGCACGCCTCTGGCGCCGCTCAAGGAGATGGGCACCACCACCGAGCGCGGCACGCGCGTCACTTTCAAGCCGGATTCCACCGTTTTCGAGACCGTCGACCTGAGTTTCGACCTGCTGTCCCAAAGACTGCGCGAGCTGGCGTTTCTCAACCGGGGGCTGCGCATCCTCATCGAGGACCAGCGCAACGACAAGAAGCACGAATTCTTCTACGAGGGCGGCATCGTCTCTTTCGTCGAGCACCTGAACCGCGTGAAGACCGCGGTTCACCCCAAGGTCATCTACCTGGAGGGGGAGAAGGACGGCACCGAGGTCGAAATCGCGCTGCAGTGGAACGACAGCTACTCCGAAACGGTCTATTCGTTCGCCAACAACATCAATACCGCCGAGGGCGGCACGCACCTGATCGGCTTCAAGGCCGCGCTGACTCGTACCATCAACCACTACGCCGCCGGCTCCAACCTTCTCAAGAAAGACGAGGACAACCTCCAGGGAGACGACGTCCGCGAGGGACTCACCGGGGTCATCAGCGTCAAGGTGCCCGAGCCCCAGTTCGAAGGCCAGACCAAGACCCGCCTGGGAAACAGCGACGTCAAGGGCATCGTGGAGGCCTTGATCAACGACCGGCTCACGACCTATTTCGCCGAGCATCCCGGCGAGGCGAAGAAGATCGTCTCCAAGGGCATCGAGGCGGCGCGGGTGCGCGAGGCCACGCGCAAGGCCAAGGAGCTGGCGCGCCGCAAGGGGGCGCTGGACTCGGCCTCGCTGCCTGGCAAGCTCGCGGATTGCCAGGAACGCGACCCCGCGCTGAGCGAGATCTTCCTGGTGGAGGGCGATTCGGCCGGCGGTTCCGCCAAGCAAGGGCGCGACCGGCGCAACCAGGCGATCCTGCCGCTCAAGGGCAAGATCCTCAACGTCGAGAAGGCGCGCTTCGACAAGATGCTGTCGTCCCAGGAGATCCGCCTGTTGCTGACGGCCCTGGGCGCGGGGGTCAAGGACGACTACGATTCGGAGAAGCTGCGCTACCATACCGTCATTATCATGACGGATGCGGACGTGGACGGTTCCCACATCCGCACGCTGCTGCTGACCTTCTTCTATCGCCAGATCCCCGACCTGGTGGAGAAGGGCTACCTGTATATCGCCCAGCCGCCCCTGTACAAGGTCAAGCGGGGCAAGCAGGAGCGCTACCTGAAGGACGAGAACAGCCTGGAGGACTACCTCATCGAGAAGGGCACCGAGAACCTCCGGGTGCGGCCGGCGGAAGCGAACGGCAACGGCGCCAGGGATGTCAAGGGTACGGCGCTTCAGGCCTTCGTCAAGAAGGTCGTGCGGGTGGACAAGCTGCTGCATCTCATGGCCAGGAAGCACAAGGAGCGCGCCCTGGTCGAGGCGTTGCTGCTGCAGCGCGACTTCGACGCGAATCATCTCAAGGACGAGTCGGACTTGAAGGACCTCGCCGTTCAGCTCGAGTCCTACGTCAACCTCGTGACGCCGGAGATCGGGCCGATGTCCGCCGTCACGGAGCGCGATCCGGAGCACGATTGCTGGAAGCTCGTATGCTCCACCCGCTCCAACGGCAGCGGCATCCGCACGGTCATCGACCGGGAGTTCCTCACCAGCCCCGAGTACCGTGAGCTCAAGCGGCTCCACGGCGAGTTGCGGGCCTCGGGTGATTCGCCCTTCGTCGTGGAGGAAGGCGAGCGCACCGAAGATGCGCGCGGTCGAAAGGACCTGCGCTCGCACAAGGACCTGCTCCAGTTCGTCATGGAGCGCGGCAAGAAGGGGCAATACATCCAGAGGTACAAGGGCCTCGGGGAGATGAACCCGGACCAGCTCTGGGAGACCACGATGGATCCGGCGTCCCGGGTGCTGCTGCAGGTTCGGGTCGAGGACGGCGTCGAGGCCGACGACATCTTCTCCACGCTCATGGGCGATCACGTGGAGCCCCGCCGGAAGTTCATCGAGGACTATGCCCTCACGGTGCGCAACCTCGATGTCTGA